Below is a genomic region from Bacteroidales bacterium.
TCAGCATTTGTTGTTTCATCTTTATGGAGAAGAATTGTTTTTACGCCACTATTTGTAATAATGTCGATGTGTTTTTCTTCAATAATTGTTTCGCGTTCCAAAATAACTTCGGTACGCTCTAAAGAAACAACTTCTCCAGTATCTTCATCAACAAAATCTTCAACCCAAGATTTTACAACTCTTGCAGCAAGGCGACGACCTACTTCTTTTTTCAAAGATGTTTTTGAAACTTTTATTTCATCAGCAAGTTCAAACAAATCAAGAATCTGTTTGTCGGTTTCAAAACCAATTGCTCTTAAAAGAGTTGTTATTGGTAACTTTTTCTTACGGTCTATGTATGCGTACATGACATTGTGAATGTCAGTTGCAATTTCCATCCAAGAGCCTTTAAATGGAATTATGCGTGCAGAATAAAGAATAGAGCCGTTAGGGTGCCTACTTGAGCCAAAAAATACTCCAGGGCTTCGGTGTAATTGCGATACAACAACACGTTCAGCACCATTAATTACAAAAGTTCCTTTATCAGTCATGTATGGTATCATGCCAAGATATACGGCTTCTGTAATTGTTTCGAAGTCTTCATGCTCTTCGTCAGTGCAATAAAGTTTCAATTTAGCTTTTAAAGGGACACTATAAGTCAATCCACGCTCAATACATTCTTCAATAGAATATCTTGGCGGGTCTATATAATAATCAAGAAATTCCAAAACGAAGTTATTTCTAGCATCTGAAATTGGAAAATTTTCTGAAAAAACTTTATATAAACCTTCATTTTTCCTGTTATCAGGTGTTGTTTCTAATTGAAAAAAATCTTTAAAAGATTTAACCTGAATTTCAAGAAAATCAGGATATTCTGATTGAAATGTTGAGGAGAAACTAATTCTCTGATTATGATTATTAGGGTTTGTTGTCAATTTTTTAATTTTTTGGGGTTGAACAACATTTAATTAATGTAAAATGGTTAAGACCTCTGACTTTTGAGAGAGGTCTTAACTAATCTAAATGAGATCAAAATTATTTGATTTCAACTTCTGCTCCTGCTTCTTCTAATGATTTTTTCAGAGCTTCAGCTTCATCTTTACCAACTTTTTCTTTTATTGCTTTTGGAGCTGCATCTACAAGTTCTTTAGCATCTTTAAGTCCTAGGCTTGTAAGTTCTTTTACAAGTTTAACAACTGCTAATTTAGCTTGTCCAGCACTTTTTAGAATTACATCAAATTCTGTTTGTTCAGCAGCACCGCCACCATCATCAGCAGCACCACCACCAGCTGCTACAACTGTTGCTGCTGGTTCAATTCCATAATCGTCTTTTAATATTTGTAGAAGTTCTGTAACTTCTTTTACAGTAAGATTTACCAACTGTTCAGCAAAAGCTTTTAAATCTGCCATTTTATTTTATTTTTTTCGGTTAAACATTTTATTTATGCAGCATCTTTGTCCACTATTGTTTGTAGAGCACTAGCTACTTTAACTACAGAAGATTTAAGTGCAAGAACCACATCTGCGACAAGTTCTTCCTTACTCTTAATGTTAGCAAGAAAATCAAGTTGATCATCTCCAATCACAATCATTTCTTCTGTTAATAAAGCAGCTCCCTTAAGAGTAGGTTTATTTCCTTTCTTGCGAAATTCTTTAATAATTACTGCAGGGTCTTTAGCTATCTCTGACAACATTATAGCGGAAGATCCTTTAAGTTCAGGTATAAACTGTGAAAAATCTTTACCTGAATTTTCAAACGCCCTTTTTAGTAAGGTGTTTTTTACCATTTGTAGCTTAACGTTACGCTTGAAACACATTCTGCGGAAATTTGAAGTTTCTTCCGCATTTAAACCTTGAATATCAGCAAGATAAACAATGTTTTGTTCTTTTAGCATTTCAGTTAACTCAGCTATTATCTGGTTTTTGTCTTCCTTTGTTTTCATATATTGAGTTTTCTGTTAAGGTTTAATTGGAGATACTTTTAATGTCAACATGTACCCCCGGGCTCATTGTGCTCGATACATATACACTCTTCATATATGTTCCTTTTGTAGAAGTAGGTTTTA
It encodes:
- the rpoB gene encoding DNA-directed RNA polymerase subunit beta (DNA-dependent RNA polymerase catalyzes the transcription of DNA into RNA using the four ribonucleoside triphosphates as substrates; beta subunit is part of the catalytic core which binds with a sigma factor to produce the holoenzyme), which codes for MTTNPNNHNQRISFSSTFQSEYPDFLEIQVKSFKDFFQLETTPDNRKNEGLYKVFSENFPISDARNNFVLEFLDYYIDPPRYSIEECIERGLTYSVPLKAKLKLYCTDEEHEDFETITEAVYLGMIPYMTDKGTFVINGAERVVVSQLHRSPGVFFGSSRHPNGSILYSARIIPFKGSWMEIATDIHNVMYAYIDRKKKLPITTLLRAIGFETDKQILDLFELADEIKVSKTSLKKEVGRRLAARVVKSWVEDFVDEDTGEVVSLERTEVILERETIIEEKHIDIITNSGVKTILLHKDETTNADYSVIFNTLQKDTANNEKEAVDYIYRQLRNAAPPDEETARGIIDKLFFSEKRYDLGEVGRYRINRKLEGKKSEDRVLTKEDIISIIKYLVELINSKAEVDDIDHLSNRRVRTVGEQLSAQFGVGLARMARTIRERMNVRDNEVFKPTDLINAKTLSSVINSFFGTNQLSQFMDQTNPLSELTHKRRISALGPGGLSRERAGFEVRDVHYTHYGRLCTIETPEGPNIGLISS
- the rplL gene encoding 50S ribosomal protein L7/L12 encodes the protein MADLKAFAEQLVNLTVKEVTELLQILKDDYGIEPAATVVAAGGGAADDGGGAAEQTEFDVILKSAGQAKLAVVKLVKELTSLGLKDAKELVDAAPKAIKEKVGKDEAEALKKSLEEAGAEVEIK
- a CDS encoding 50S ribosomal protein L10, with translation MKTKEDKNQIIAELTEMLKEQNIVYLADIQGLNAEETSNFRRMCFKRNVKLQMVKNTLLKRAFENSGKDFSQFIPELKGSSAIMLSEIAKDPAVIIKEFRKKGNKPTLKGAALLTEEMIVIGDDQLDFLANIKSKEELVADVVLALKSSVVKVASALQTIVDKDAA